CATTTATGACATTTCTTAGCATAACTgatacaatctccttccatagtagaccaatagtatccaaacctcatgatttgtcttgccatcgtaaagccattagcatgtgtaCCACAAACTCCTTCATGTACTTCTTCCAGGATTTGTTTAGCTTCTACAGCAtcaacgcatctcaaaagtacctgatctttccttcttttataaaGGATATCTCCATCTAGCACATATTCGCAGGCTAACCTCCTCAAAGTTCTTTTGTCATTTTCAGTTGCCTGCTCAGTATATTCACGATTTCTCACATACtgtaatatatcctgataccaaggatggTTATCCTTTTCCTCTTCTTCAATGTTACAGCAATGAGCTGGAACCTCAGAAATGCTCATCTAAATTAGTTTCATATCCTCTTGTTTATTTACTTTAATCATGGAAGCCAATGTCACCAAAGCGTccgccatctgattttcatctcgtgggagataacTGAAAGTGACATCATCAAACTCTTCAAGTAACTcaaaaactacctttcgataattaatCAATTCGGGGTCCCTTGTTTCCCATTCACCCCTAAGCTGGTATATTACCAACGCAGAGTCTCCATCTACTTCTAGAGTTCTAATTTTTCGCTCTCTGGCCGCTTGAATCCCCATGATGaatgcttcatactcagccatattgttgGTATAGTTAAAATCCAATTacatgtgaatggataatgatcaccatttggggataccaagactgccccaattccatttcctaccACATTGGATGCGCCGTCAAAGTTCATCTTTCATGGACGTTCTTCAATAGCTGCCacatacatcaactcctcattagggaaatcaaagtttaatggctcataatcttttagagcTCTGCTCGCCAGAAATTCTACTATCGCGCTCCCTTTTATAACCttttggttcacatagactatgtcaaattctAAAAGCAATATTTGCCACcttgccattcttccatttagtgctgttgactccatcatgtactttaatggatcaagttttgaaattagCCAAGTCGTATGATATAACATATATTGCCCCAACCTTCAAGTCatccagattaaagcacaacacaatttctcaattggcgaatatctcatctcacactctgtgaatttcttactgagatagtATATTGACTTCTCTTTTCTTCCCGACTCGTtatgttggccaagcacacatcccatagaattactaaacactgataagtacataattaatggtctatctggactaggcggagataacactggagcatttaacaagtattgcttaaccttatcaaaagcattctgccattcctcatcccaagtaccttggttgtgttttctaaggaggcgaaatttaggatcacatttctcagttaattgtgaaataaaccgagaaatataattcaatcttccaagaaaaccccgaacttTCTTCTGAGTAtgtggtggaggcaattctcgtatggctctaactttgtctgagTCAACCTCTATTCCCTTTTCGCTGACCACAAAGCCCAATAACTTCCCCGACCTAGCTTCGAAGATGCACTTTTCTGGATTAAGCTTCAACTAAAATTTCCTTAATCTCAGGAATAACTTCCTCAAAACTTCAATATGCTCCCTTTCTGTttgagatttagcaatcatgtcatcaacatacaccttaATCTCCTTACgcatcatatcgtgaaataaggtcaccatagccctttgatATGTTGCCCTTGCATTCTTTAGTCcgaagggcattaccttgtaacaaaaggtgccccataatgttataaaggtggttttatccatgtcctcaggatgcatctttatctgattgtaccctgagaaaccatccataaaggagaataATGAATATCCCACTGtattgtccaccaacgtgtcgaTGTGCGGTAAGGGAaagttgtcctttgggctagctttattcagATCTCTGTAGTCAacgcacattcgtaccttcccatccttcttagggacaGGCACAATGTTGACCACCCATTCTGAATACTTAACCTCTTGTAGGAATCCAGCATCAAACTGCTTTTTcacttcatcttttattttcagcacaATATCAGGCCTCATCCTTCGCAATTTTTGTTGGACTGGCTTGTAATCTTGTCCTATGGGGAGGCGATGTACTATGATATCAGTATTCAAACCCAGCATATCCttatatgaccatgcaaagatatcttTGAACTCCCGTAGTAGCTCAACAAGGCCTTTCTCATTTCTTTAGCAATATgcgtgccaattttcacctcATTCCCTTCCTCCAAGGCTACActttctattgcctctttctcacagggtaggatttgtttctcctcttgctTCACCGTTCTAAAAGATCTGGAACATATTACAATCCctatcatcttcaaaatcctgaagttcttctaaacacatgtcttgctcaaaaaAGAATCTAGGATTTGTAGTAGtagtgctcatgtcattgatatctagggacctgcggGGTATGAAAAAATATACAAAGAATAAATGAATTTTCGGaaagttttttttatatatatgttatgaatgaaatgaaagaatGTAAAGGTCAAAGGAATATTGAACGGTATAAAAGAAATTTCACTTGAATTGATAACAAAAATTATGTTTTATTGAAATGTAAATATCTAaacatgagcctattttacaaatgaaatcttactactcctaggccttAGAGCAATAAGAGTGTTCTGGAAATTACTCTGAAGAAtctttaaaaactacaggaagttcctcTGCAACCCAATTATTCAAagagcttcccggttcgtaagggcgaatgccctcaaggtttcctcaTTCAGACTCTTCATTATACACAACATTAATGTAACAACCTCTTTCTTCAAGCAACCCTCCTTTAGGGTGAATTATCCCTCCTGATACAAAGGTTTGGGATATATGGGGGAATATCATCGATTCCCACTCTACTTCTTTTCCGCTTAAACGCGCCCTTCTTTTTTCTTGACGCTTCTCCATTTCCCTCCTCCTTTGCTTTTGATCTGGCCTGAAACCCAAACCAAAACGGTCTCTCTTCTCCTTTAACTCTGGAAATTGAATCCCTCCTTGAAGATATCTTCCCAATCCTTTTCCGGGCAAGGCTCCTCTTCCCATTGTCATTTGTAAACCCATCCTTGTAGTTCTGGATATCTTGGGCACCGGTACCTCATTCCCCTCTGAAATGAATGTTGCATTGACGAATTCTAATAAAAGGAAAGAGCATTCAATTGCCTCTTCGTTTGCTTCTACATAGGGTGCACTACTGGTAACTGTcgctataatgtcctcctctaCATTTATAGTGACCAACCGTCCATCAgctactaacttcaatttttggtgcagaGATGAGGGCACCGTTCCTGCCAAATGAATCCAAGGCCTCCCTAACAGGCAATTGTAAAagggcttgatgtccatcactaAAAGGTCCACCTCATACATGTTTGGCCCAATCATCAAAGGAATGTCGATTCTTCCCATGACCTTTCTCTCCGTGCCATCAAATGATCTCACTACATtatggcatgtcttcatatgagaactgtcaatgggtaatctgttcattGTGGACAATGGCATGACATTTAAGGCTGACCCATTATCAGTAAGCACACTCGGCAATGTATATCCTTTGTAGCGAGTGGTAATGTGCAAAGTCTTAGCTGATCCCATGCCTCCAGGCGGGATTTCATCAtcgttgaaataaatgaaattgtcagcacttaTGTTATTAACCAATTGATCTAACTTGTTGACGGATATATCATTAGTAACATAAGTCTCGTTGAGCACCTTCATTAACGCCTCACGATATACCTCCGAACTCAGAAGCAAAGCTAATACTGATATACGAGCTGGTTGTTTGCGCAATTGCTCAACTATGCTGTACTCActgtgttttaaaaattttaaaaattttctggcttcttcttccttcactggCTCATTAACCAGTATTTCAGCCCCCTTTTCTTTGTCACAGGCTTTTGCTTTTACGGGCTCAGCTCCAACGCCTTCTGCATCATAACGTTTCCCACTACGTGTATAAGAACCCTCATCTCGAACTACCTTAGAGGCACTAGCTATATCCTCCTTATCTGGTATTGTCACATTGTAGTTATAATTCCAAGGTACTCActtgttatccttataaggaaaggaaacaGGTTTATGAATGATGACTTTCGGTGCCGTTGGTGTTTCAACTTCATTACTTCCTGGTAAAGAAATAATAATCCTCGGCCGGTTTTGATTCTTCGGTGCACCTTCTAATGTGCATATATGTCCCTCATTTGCGCCAACTTCATAAAATTCTAGCTCTTTGTTCTCCATAAGGCTTTGTACCAAGGCCTTAAACTCGTCGCATTCCTAGATCTCGTGCCGCTCTTCAgcatggaactcacagtagtcCCTTGCTCCTTTATTCCTCTCTTTAGAGATTATCATCTCTCTTTTGACCATTTCTTCCCAAATTATTTTCATCGGCGTTCTCACCTCAGACACGCTCTCTTTAATCCTTTTCATACCCGTATCCCCAACTGTATTTACCCCTTGATCACCATGATTTGGCAACGGGTTCTTTGTACTAGGGGTGTCGTCAAATTTTATGACCCCCATCTTGATTAGTTTTTCCACTGCCTTCTTAAAACCAGTGCAATTTTCAATTGAATTTCCTGATATCCCCGCATGGTACTCACATTTGgcgtttgcatcataccatttgggatatgagGGTTGTAACGGTTTCAAATTGAAAGGGGCTATTGTATGTGCATTGAATAAACTTTGATAAAGCTCCCGATACGTTACTAGGATAGGCGTAAATGAGACCTTTTCAGAATTCTGTCTCGAACCAGATCCCTACTTTTAAGAATCTTGTTGCCCAACCGTAGTTACTCTAGGCTGACTAACCGTAACCGCTTTTGAATTATAGCTACTCGTATTATTCACCTCATTATCCTTCCTTCTTGAGGCCGATCTTTTAGTAGCTTCCCCCTCTATCTTGCCAcctcttatggcattctcaatcatttctccCGCCATAACTATATCGGCAAAACTCttggtggtacttccaatcatgtaggtaatgaatggggcctttaaagtgttgatgaacaacatAGTATTCATGGGTATTCCAGCATCGACATGTCCCTATTGAGGCCTTATTGTGACGGACAGCCCTCGGGGATATGCCTCAGGTTGAGTCTGCACATGAGGCGGAGTAAAACCAGGAGGATGACCCTCGTTATCCTCTTCAGTGGTAGTCATAAGGGCCTTTCTTTTATCCGTTGTCCCCCTCAACAGCTGAGTCATCCCAGCCATCATGTTTCTTTGAGCTTCCAACATTTGATCATTCATCTCCTATTGGATTTTTGCTAATTGCTCTTACAATTGCTCCTGCATTTCTTTCTGAATCTTCTCAAgtctttgatccatattctttgACTTAGCGCGTGTACCGtaaggatgtgttgcttccagATTTTCTTGCTCTTACTCTCTCTTTCTTcctaataattttaactaattaaggtctttctataaacttgaatgcatatgatgtgatgagttgcaaatgcatgaatgctaaaagatatcgattctgattcagtttctttttagaaaattttatttaagaaacaaaaatctttacacaaaacggattacaaatacgccttTGCCCTCAGGCCCATGGTTTTAACCCTATCCGACAACAAAGCTAACCCTAGACCTCTATCTGACACTAACTCATATTTTGTACTCAATACATTAGCTTGTGCTTCTAAGTCTTGTAAAtgatcagcaacctctcgaatctggacTATAGCTTCTCTCATGAGATAATCCCTATCTCCAACTTGATCCTgaagatggtgaagttctcccttccattgttcttctcttgcctcgagctgctcaatccgtAGCTCACAGTCCTGTAGTGCTGCTTCTAACCCTCCAATATtgtgcttcatttcctcgatcttatcCAAGCTTGCCTTTAACTTGACCGCAGAGTTACGACTTCGGTGATGGTGAAGAGATCGTCCAAGCTCagccaccttagtttttaatccttgattttccttctctagggcctgattacgcgactgcatctcttggaacttcttctcccaatactcaGCTTTGGCTTTTTTTTCTTGAACCTCTTGTTGCCACTGCTCTGAAGACTTCCCCAATCCAGCTCTCTTCAATAATAGCTGTGTCTTCTTATACTGCATCTTCAAGTCATCTcggtcttcctcaatcttcctcttttctttccttactTTCTCGACCTCGATTTCTGAATGTCAGCGTCTAAACTTAGGTACATCTTTTCCTCCTCGAGCCTCTCTATCTTTCTACCAAGCTCCAAACTCTTCCTTTCGAACTCTTGCTTTATGACCTctaactctgatggaatcactcgtaacTTCTCCTCCATTGATCGAGCAGCCTCTAAACTTGGTCTAGGGATGTTATCATTGACCCTCTTACTAAACCACCCTTTGTATTCAAAAGTTTTCGTCGGTCCTTTAGTCAGAATCTTCATATAGCAAACCTTCTTCCAAGCCTCGGAGATTTCTCACATCTTCTTCTTATAATGATCACCTTTATATGAGAAGTCACTCTGAGCTAGCCCTTGTGTTGTCGGTATAAACTGTTCTGCCTTGTATTGCCTTAGGACAAGTAATGGTGCATAACCAACAACCCCCTAAATTTCGggaagaggtacccaatcaaagtTCCCGTAATGATAAAGGATTTCACTAGGAGTCATCCAAGGGGctttccacataacatcttctTCTCGGAGGTTCTGGAGTATTTCTATCCACCTTTCCTCTGTAATGTCATCCCTCCTCGGTATAGCTGCTGCTTCTTTTAGTGGAGAATAGTCTTTAAAGAACACCCAACAAGGAACCTTATCAACCTTCCAAAAGTGACTATGGAACCAAACTAACAACaattgtgcacatccaataaatctacaTTCACCAGCTCTCTGACATGCACTCAAGGATCTAAATGTCTCGGCTAGAATTGCAGGCACAGGCGTGTTCTGCTTACTAATTTGATCGAATAAATCTGTAACTacctcatctatgtgccccataGCCTTTGGGAAAATCATCAATCCATACATACTTAAAGCCAGGACATCAACCTTCTTTTTCACATCTGGGTGTGCcaatatcaaatccctcaaactTGCCCACGGAATATATTTGCTATCTCCTTTTTGTTGGATTTGAGCTGCGGCCCACTGTTCACTCACCCCTATAATCATcattaatttcttcacgaaagttgGGGGATTAGCAGCCCTAACATAAGCTTCGTTTCCTTGAATTTTTGGGCAGCGAAGCAAGGTCgcatactcctccaaagtaggtactaagtctacttctccaaatgtaaaacaactataagcagGATTCCAAAACTGTACCATAGATCGGAACAGATGCTTATCTACCTTGatgtctagcaaatagggaagatctccataattctgatagaaaagttgcttagcctcgtcattccattgggcccaaatgtctctcaactcttgaAGCTCATTCTGTGTCGAATTAATGCgagtgaagtcccataactctgatgTATACCCCTCGATAATACTATCTCTTTTCTCTAACTaggttttctctgaccaggtacagatagaggcattgtcctccactttatcaagatgttcgttccccattacaaaactttctaacccagaaatcgaaccgtgaatcgatacctttgaaTGTTAAATaacatgcaatgatagcaaaacaaaataaattagtaTCATATAAAAGTATAACAAACAAACACTTATAAGGGTAGTTTACTAAAAACTATCACAATAATCCCTAGGGTAAGcgcttaaagttcactatatgagtttcAATTCTAAAGCGAGGGtacttgaaccagcagattcctc
The Gossypium arboreum isolate Shixiya-1 chromosome 10, ASM2569848v2, whole genome shotgun sequence genome window above contains:
- the LOC108471334 gene encoding uncharacterized protein LOC108471334, with the translated sequence MIGIVICSRSFRTVKQEEKQILPCEKEAIESVALEEGNEVKIGTHIAKEMRKALLSYYGSSKISLHVHRLPIGQDYKPVQQKLRRMRPDIVLKIKDEVKKQFDAGFLQEVKYSEWVVNIVPVPKKDGKVMPFGLKNARATYQRAMVTLFHDMMRKEIKVYVDDMIAKSQTEREHIEVLRKLFLRLRKF